GGCGGGTCTGTCGGGCCACACCGTGCAGCAGCAGCGGCCGGCTGGTGATCGCCTCGCGGTGGTGGTCGGGGTCGGCGAGACGGACGAACAGCGTCCACCAGTTGTAGACCAGCGCGATCAACCGGGCCATGTGCTGGCTGCGGTCGAGGTCACGGGTGGTGAACCCGGCCCAGCCCCACTGGTTCTTCAGCTCGTCGAACAGGTTCTCGCTGTCCGCCCGGTCCCGGTACAGTTGGGCCAGCGACCGCACCTCCAGGTCCAGCGAGGTCACCAGCACGGCGAACTCCCAGACCACCGCGCCTCCTCCGGGCTCCGCCCAGAACAGATCGCCCTGGCCATCGGTGGTCTTGCGCACCAGGGGCCCACGGCGTCGTCGGGCAGGCGGCGGCGGAGCAGAACGACCCGGCGCGAGCGGCTCCAGCCGCTGAGTCGCAGCCGGCCCTCCCGTCCCGACCAGCCCTGGCCGGCGTCCTCCCACCGCCCGTCCATCGACTTCTCGACCACCTGGCGAACGCCGCGCGTCATCCGCAGCTTGAACAGGTAGTCGACGCCCCGCTGCTCGCAGCTCGCCATGGTCGGCTCGCTGCCCCAGTCCCGGTCGCCGCGCACCAGCGACGGCCAGTGGCTGCGCGGCAGCCGGCCGAGCAGGTTCCACAGCGGTGGCCCGGCGTGCTTGGCACGGTGGCGGTTGCCGGCGTCGACCGCCCCGTCCAGCACCAGCCGCACCCCCGCCACCGCGAAGCTGTGGTAGGCGTGCGAAGGCCGGCCGGGCTTGTGCGGGTTATAGCCGA
This genomic window from Actinomycetota bacterium contains:
- a CDS encoding transposase encodes the protein MALRSSGRQGSRPILTEPWILDADTTIKPLYGHQEGAEVGYNPHKPGRPSHAYHSFAVAGVRLVLDGAVDAGNRHRAKHAGPPLWNLLGRLPRSHWPSLVRGDRDWGSEPTMASCEQRGVDYLFKLRMTRGVRQVVEKSMDGRWEDAGQGWSGREGRLRLSGWSRSRRVVLLRRRLPDDAVGPWCARPPMARAICSGRSPEEARWSGSSPCW